A stretch of the Euleptes europaea isolate rEulEur1 chromosome 14, rEulEur1.hap1, whole genome shotgun sequence genome encodes the following:
- the ATP6V1G1 gene encoding V-type proton ATPase subunit G 1, translating into MASQSQGIQQLLQAEKRAAEKVAEARKRKNRRLKQAKEEAQAEIEQYRLQREKDFKAKEAAVLGSHGSSTTEVEKDTVEKMTIVQNNFQKNREEVLNAVLDFVFDIKPEIHENYRING; encoded by the exons ATGGCCAGCCAGTCGCAGGGCATCCAGCAGCTGCTGCAGGCCGAGAAGAGGGCCGCCGAGAAGGTCGCCGAGGCCCGCAAGA GGAAGAATCGGAGGCTGAAACAAGCAAAAGAAGAAGCCCAGGCTGAAATTGAACAGTATCGCCTGCAGAGGGAGAAGGACTTCAAAGCAAAGGAAGCTGCG GTTCTTGGCTCCCATGGCAGCTCGACCACCGAGGTGGAAAAGGATACCGTGGAGAAGATGACCATCGTCCAGAATAACTTCCAGAAGAACCGGGAGGAGGTCCTGAATGCCGTGCTGGACTTTGTCTTCGACATAAAACCGGAGATCCACGAGAACTATCGCATTAACGGATAA